The Anas acuta chromosome 12, bAnaAcu1.1, whole genome shotgun sequence sequence AGAGTTGGCATTTCTCACAGGTGCAGTAACGTAATCCACATAGGGACTTAAtggaaaaaacattcaaatagGGGTTTGAGAAGCCTCACCAGGTGTGACTGGCAGCTGTGTCTGGAACTGTTTTAAGGTGAAGTCCCTGTAAGGATTTGTAGCCTGACTAGCACCCCATACAACGCAGTGGAGAGATGGTTTTAAGTGTGACCGCAATACTGAAAGGGCAGCTCCTGGGACGTAGCTGCTCTGTGATACCAGAGGTGAAGCTGATGGAAAAGGTCTGGCAAAATCCACACTGCAGGATGCAGAGTGGGCAGGTCCagcctttgctttttgctttgtacCAGTCATTTAATCAGTCTCCATCCCATTAACTCTCTGCCTCTTCCTGGCAGGTACCACAACGGCTCACTGCTGGATCCCTccatatacaaatataaaaacaacCTCGTTCTGAAGAACCTCAACAGAGGCCAGGCGGGAGAGTATttctgcaaggccagcagcgATGGGGGCTCAGCAAAGTCCCAGTCTGCCAAGCTTTCTGTAATAGGTAAGAAAAACGCACACGATGCACTCCAAAAACAGCTGGGGAAGCAGTGGGGTGCAGAAACCAGTGCTCAGAAATTGTCACACaagtgggaaagaaaaggcacaggaaaaatattcagCCTTTATCTCACGCATCCGCTAGCGGCTAAGCCTGAGCGAGCTGGTTATCAGCCAGATGCTCTCCACGGACCGGAGCTCTGGATTTCGGATGAGCTGCCAAACTCCGTTTGCTGGGCACGCTCATTTCTCACTGTAACTGCTGCCTGGCGTgggaattttttatttatttattttgcaatctTGGGACCCACCTAGGTCTGTCCGTAGCCAAAAagccagggcagctgcagaACATCCAGCTGAGGCTGTTTGATGGCAGTGGCAgggaagcaggagctgggacacTCCTGCAACCAGCACAGCTCTTAATCACCTACCTCGAGTTACAGCTGAGCACCTGCTCCACTGAAACAAAGGCCAGATGAACTCAGCTAAACAAAATTCTGCAGACCATGCTTTATTGCTGCAAAAACCTGCGGTGGGAAGCAATGTTTAGCTCTGAGGGCTTCAGACCACGTACAATGATTTCCTGCTGCTCATTAAGAAATCCTATCCAACAGGAAGGCAAGAGGCAGCCTGcaacccccagccccaaagccaccTCATCCGTCTTCCCCACGACTGTTTCCAGAAAGCAACTAACTCGTTCTACTACGACGTGGGCAAATGCCCAGCGAAGACCTGCGTTGGGAAGCTGGATAAAGGACTGCGGTGTAAGGACAACGTTGCCTACTGCTGCGGGGCAGCCAAGATGGAAACGAGAGAGATCGCGTGCGATGGGTACACGCTGCCCACCAAGGTCACCGTAGAATGCGGCTGCAAGAAATGCACCGAGACCAGAATAACTGTTCGAGGCAGGGCCACGGCAGCAGATAATGGTGAGCCGCTGAGATTTGGCCACATCTACATGGGGAACAAGAGAGTGAGCATGACCGGCTACAAGGGAAccttctccatccccatccccgcgGACACCGAGAGGCTGGTTCTGACTTTCGTGGATCGGCTGCAGAAGTTCGTGAACACAACGAAGGTTCTGCCCTTCAAGGAAAACGGAGGCGCTGTGTTTCACGAGATTAAGTTACTCAGGAAGAAAGCCCCTGTTACGCTGGAATCCACTGAAACCAACGTGATTTCTTTGGGAGAAATGGAAGACGATGATCCCATTGCCGAATTAGAAATTCCTCCCGACTCGTTTTACAGGAAGAACGGAGAACTTTACAGAGGCAAAGTGAAAGCCAGCGTGACGTTTCTGGACCCAAGAAACatctcagcagctcctgtgaCACAAAGCGACCTGAATTTTGTAGATGAGGAGGGAGACGTGTTCCCGCTCCGCACGTACGGCATGTTTTCCGTGGACTTCACCGATGAACGGGGCACCGAGTCCCTTAACGCAGAGGAGGTGAAGGTTCACTTGGACGCTGCTCAGATCAAAATGCCCGAGCACCTGCAAGAGATGAAGCTTTGGTCGCTCAACCCCGAGACAGGATTatgggaggaagaaggggaCTTCAACCTGGAGAAAAGCAGGCGGCgcaaaagagaggagagaaccTTTCTGGTGGGAAACATGGAGATCAAAGAACGGCGGCTTTTCAACCTGGACGTCCCAGAGAGCAGGCGGTGCTACGTCAAAGTCCGAGCGTACCGAAGTGAGAGATTTCTGCCAAGTGAGCAGATCCAAGGGGTAGTGATTTCTGTTATAAACACGGAGCCAGAACCAGGATTCTCCTCCAACCCCAGGGCGTGGGGTCGTTTCGACAGCGTGGTCACTGGTCCCAACGGCGCCTGCGTGCCGGCTTTCTGCGACGAGCAAAACCCTGAGGCCTACGCAGCTTATATTTTGGCAAGCTTGGGGGGTGAAGAGCTTGAAGCCGTGGCCTCCGCTCCCAAACTTAACCCCAATGCTATTGGGGTCCCACAGCCATATCTCAACAAGCTCAACTACAGGAGAACGGACCACGAGGACTCGAACACCAAGAAAACCGCTTTCAGCATTAACATGGCCAAGCCCAGCCCCAATTCCGCCGATGAGAACAACGGCCCTATTTATGCCTACGAAAACCTAAAAGAATGCGAGGAAGCTCCATACAGCGCCGCTCACTTCAGGTTTTACAGGATAGAGGGAGACCGGTACGACTACAACACCGTCCCCTTCAGCGAGGACGACCTCATGAGCTGGACCGACGACTACCTGGCGTGGTGGCCTAAGCCCATGGAATTTAGGGCCTGCTACATTAAAGTGAAAATTAACGGGCCCCAGGAAGTCAACATCAGGTCTCGCAACATGGGCGGGACGCATCCACGGACCATCGGCAAGCTCTATGGCATCAGGGACGTGCGCAGCATCCGTGACTCGGAGCAGCGGGACGTGTCGGCAGCCTGCCTGGAGTTCAAGTGCAGCGGGATGCTCTTCGACCAGGACCGCGTGGACCGCACGCTCGTCAAAGTCGTCCCCCAGGGCAGCTGCCGCCGCGAGAGCGTGAACAGCATGCTCCACGAGTACCTGGTGAACCACCTCCCCATGGCCACCAACAATGACTCCAGCGAGTACACCATGCTGGCGCCTCTCGACCCGCTGGGGCACAACTACGGCATCTACACCGTCACCGACCAGGACCCGAGGATTGCCAAGGAAATCGCTCTGGGCAGGTGTTTTGATGGCACGTCCGACGGCACCTCCAGAATCATGAAGAGCGATATCGGCGTCGCGTTGACTTTCACCTGTTCGGAGAGGAGCGCAGCCGAGCAAAGCATCTTTGAGGCCCAGAGGAACTCGGGCCAGCAGTCCATAGTGGTGCCACCGCCCCCGAGGGAGAGCCCCGCGTTTCAAAGGCCGCTGGGGAGCCGCCAAATCCCCCAAAGCAGGGTCCCGATGAGAGGTCAACGGCCTTCCCCATACTAGAGCTGTACAGGAGTCTCAGTAAAGTCAACCACATTTGATTCAAGATAGCCTGAAAGGCACATCCACCTGCAAGTAACTTCACTCAAAGCAGGTAGATGTCATTATTTCTGAGAAGCGATTACGgtgcctcttcttttttttttttttttttctttttacattgcACCAGAAAGGAAAGATAAGGCCAAAATTGGGGGCCAGTAGTTGTAGTGGGTTTCTGCCTTATTAAaagcatccaaaaaaaaaaaaagttctgccTGACTTTAAAAAGCTTCACGGTAGCCTAAAGAGAGGATTAAACACAACTCACTTAAGACGTGTACATAAGACATTCTCCTGGTCTGCATCTGCAGACTTTGCCAGCCCAAGTACCTGTACAGTAGTTGATAACATGAAAAGGAATAAACTGATTTCCTCATGCTGAATTCAACTGCAAGGTTTTGTACTTGAAAtgtaagtattttatttatttctagctTGTTTTAGATGACCGTATTCAAGCTAAACTACCGGCAGCTGCATTTCTAAGAACTCACATGCTTGACAGCACAGGGAAGCCATGTGGATTTGTAGGCTCCACATGGATAAAATTATGGCTCTCTCTTGCTTCTTGCattatttgagaagaaaatccTTGCTCTACAATAGGGTAGAttaataaaaagtcattttgtaATTCTGACAGTGCTGTACTCCCTTTGTGTTTGACATGCCCAAGTAAATAAACCATGCGTAGAGCTGACAGAAGAATAATCTGCAGAGTTTCTTTTCAACAAACGGGTCAAAGCTTTTCAATGCAAGACTGATCCTGGGTATGGGAAAGGGGTTTGGTGGGTAGCTGCTGCTCCCTTTAGTCCGGGGCTTTGCCACAGCACGCTGCGTTCAGGGAATCTTCAATCTCTGACCCGCAAGCAGCACCAGAACCGTGAGATGGGGAGAGGCAGCCACTGTTAgggggtgcagagcagcagggatgaaCACTaaaagggagcagcagggctcccAGAGGGGGGACAAGATGGGGGGAAGAGGGCTTTAAGGATGACAGCAAGTCGGGGAACGTGGAAACATGGCTAGGAGGGACAGAAACAGTTCGGTTCCCCTCCACATtcagcagcacactgctgggTAAGAAGCTGCTCTTATAGCTGAAAGCACAGATGGCCACAGAAGGGGTCAGACACAGTGACCCATCACTGCCCTACCAAACCCTACAGCCTCCCCCCCACTACTTCCAGAGAGCAATTGAGGACCTCACCAGCACAGAACACACTGTGTTTACACCCAAATGTACTCCTGTCAATAAACTTTTTGGGTGCAGGCAAGCCTCCAACACTGAAATCTTCACTGAGAGACCACAAAAAGGTGGCCAGTGTTCCTGAATTAAAGCTGAATTCAAACATGCTCCAGTGTGGATTTCCCTCTCTCTTATCACTCAATCCTCTCCAGTTCTGAGACAGTTCTGCTACAGATCTCTTCTGTGTCTTACCTACAGCTCATGAAGGGTCTGGTGAATATTTCCATAGCCTTTAGCAAGCTCTGGACTGGTTCTCAGGTATTAAACACAGATCTGTGCAGTGCCAACGCAGCCTGAACTAtggttgaaaagaaaaaaacaaccttatAATCCATGTTTTAATGTAAATTGACAATTATCTCAGAGAAACGAGAAAAGAAGAGCTGCGGAATACTCTGGCACATCCTTCTCATACCAATGAATTTAGACTGcgtgtgttttcttttgtgtctaGTCTGCTGCAAGAGCTTGGCGCGGGCTTGGGCCAAGGCAGCCAGTGGGGAGCATTAGCTCGGACCTTCCCACAGAGCTCTTGGCTTGCGCCGCAGACTCGCAGAGAAATGCCTCTTCtctccgctcccctcctcctccgcAGCCTGCCGGCCAAATCCTGGCCCTGGTTTCATCACTTCGAGGGTGAAGTAACACAAATGACTTCTACAGACCAACCCAGGAGTTCCACAGAGGAAAGCAGGCTCAGGGGCTGGTCCCTGCACCGCACGGGTGCTGAGCAGAACCAAACAGCAGAGTTCAGGGCTCTGTCTCTGGGGGAGAAATTTCTGGTTAGCAGCAATTAAATGGTCACAGACCTACGGCCTGAAATCCTGCCCATCCATCAAACAGCAAGAAGCTCTCCAAGTTTCCCCAAACAGTTCCCCACTGCAGCTAAACGCCGACTTGGAGAAACAAATTTCTCTGCGCTGAGTCCCTGAGCTCTCagaggaggctgctggcagagcgCATTGGATGCAAAGCAAGACAGAGGTTTCCAACGTAGGCACGGACGTGCTATTAAGAGAAAACCAGCCAAAAAACACCACTCGGTGCTAACACTTCTTCACCACTGATAAGTCACCACGCCAAAGGCATcaagagttttttttcctaggagAAAAGCTACAACAGATCCTAGCGTCCACCCCTCGCACAAGTTTTATGCTGTAGTGAGTTCTGACTTCCAGCTCCTTGGCGCTGTGTTTATGGTCAGTGCTCTGCAGTGTCCCCTCTGCAACCTGAAACCTCAGGCACACTCCCACATATCAAAGGAGAGCATCAGCCCCAGGAATGCAGGGAGGCTGTAACTCAGCTCCTCCCTGTGCATTAACTTTCAGACCACCAACCTCGAGAAGCAGTCTGGAGCAGGAGACCTGGCTCCTAAACATCAGTAAGTTTGGGGCTAATGGCACAGAAACTTCCATTAAGGTTACTTGGTTTCCAACCCTGATGACCTATCCCTCCCCTTgtttttaagaaagggaaaattctgCCTCCCAGAAGCTACCAGGCTGTCAGCAGTTCGGATAAACACAAGAAGTGAGATTCCCATCTAGCCTCAACCTTCACATTATTCATGGATTTTACAAACAACAATTTTAAGTCTTGAGTATTCCTTTGATTAATCACCTACACTTTTTGAAATTTATTCAGCAGAAGACAGGAATAAAGTTTCCAAGGAAGCAGGGGGAGTAGTAGGGTTTGGTTATAGAACAGATGCATCCAACTGCTAGTCATCAGCATGCTAGGAAACATCATTCCCCTTAACATTCACTTGAAATTCAAGATGAAATCATCCCCATCCAACACCAGAACCCTTCTGGTATCCAAAAGTTTTGCAGTTCTACCAGCAATTTGGCTTCACTGATCTTAAACTGAGCCGTAGCGGATGTTGGGTCTATGAATACCTCTGCTATGTTTCCTCTCTCTGAGAGGAGGacagctgttttatttcattagtaTCACTTTCCAATTGCTAGGGTGGCTGTGCTTGACCTCAGCAGTGGTCCTGGGGATTGAATCACCCTGCCTATGTTCCAGAGCCAACCTTGACATGCTATTCCACACCTCATCAGTGAATGccccatttttgttttgtctgttctgcaaaaataatcagattttcATTACCTACTGGGTTAAATCCCTACAGAGCTAGGTGAAGGCAAAGTTTCCAGAGAGATATTTTGGCTAACAGCTGCCTGGGGAACACCAATTCCCTTTAAAGCTTCTCTACCATGTCAAAAATAGCACGTCAAAGATTTcctccataaaaataaattaatcttagTCTCTTTTCCTCCATAAAAACAACCGGGGTAAAGCCATGCACATTTGAGCTAGGACAATTAACTGTTAAGCTACGAGGAACTGCTTAATCTTTGAAAACCTCTTGTATAGAAAAGAACtctgagaaaattaaattaaaaagctatAGGTATCCTGGCTACCTCACTGTTTAGGAATTATTTGATATCAAACAACTGGCTGAAGACATTCTGAATCAGATTTTTCAAGATCTTTTGCCGAGCTgatcttctttttccccttaagAGATGCAGTGAGCCCCATCTAGTGGGTTTCTGAGTGCATGCCACCTCAAACTCCCTGTAAAACACAAACTCTTCACTGTCGGCATGTGCTTTAGAACTGAAATTACCACCTGCCACCAGTGACTAACAGCAGCAGATCTCACATGAGGCATAATCTAAAATTGTTGGCAAGAGACGTACAAATTGCCCTACAGATTATCCCCGATGCTAACATGTAAGACACTGCTAGGTGGAAACTGATATTCCAGCTACCAGCATTAATGCCACCCAGCAATAACATTGCTTTGCTCCATGTCACTTTGGAAATGCATGCAAAGCTACACGGTGCACACCACTCTGATCAAAGGGTTTTGCTCTCCGAATAATTTCAACACTGCACAAGAGTGGAATGGTATTTTTGGTAAATTCTGAAGTGATTTCAGAGGATCTTTCTTTGGACCCACACTGGGATACAGATAAAGCTTTGCTATTTTGATGCCAGAGCAGgttcagaaacaggaaaggaCACGAGTAAGTCACAAGAACTTCCAAAGAAATTTctcaaaagttttaaaattactgCAGCATAAGTTGCACCCTTGAATCTGTGGTCAGAGACAAAGGGGCTTTCTGTAGAGAATTCCAACTCCCACCTTACTGCTGTTTCCAGCTTTTGACTCGCATTTACAGGCACGGGTTTCTTGGAGGATCACGCGTTCCAGAAAACCTGTCAGAGGCAGATTAATTGTTGAACCAATGGCAATGAAAGAGGAATACTGCAGCATCTGCTTTAACAGATGcttcttcagaaacattttaatccATGTTAtataacaactttttttttttagatttggTTTCTTTCTGAATGAGTCACACTTAAGCATGTCAAGTTCCTGTCACCTTGATGAATTCAACATGACTTTAGTTTAACTTTCAGACATGAGTGTTTGAAAAGACACGAATCCCCTGAAATATCTAAAGAGCCAGAAGTACATGCAAAAGAGGGCATGTCCtgtaattattgttttttctttttaggctTACAGAATTTCTGTGACAACATGAAGCTAAGAAAAGGGAATAAATTGAGCAAAtaatgctgcagcagctcttaAGACCTATCTGGTCTGTAGATTAGTTCTACAATCTATCTGGTCTGgttcaatagaaaaaaaatgaacggTTGATCACATGGAATATGAGACTTCCCAGAAAATCCCACCTAGCAAACAGAACGGACAGAGGCATATAACCAACTCTACACTGCTCCAAATATGATTTAGCAACGAAACAAGCTTCTGTTCCGAGAACCTTGCTTTTGTGAAACTAAATATTAAGACAGggattttaatatttctagATTAAGGTAACCGTGCACAGCTTGCccaaaataaattgaaagcactgtataaaaataaatttattaccCAACAGCACAAACAGAAATTTATTCAGTCTTCAACGTTCAGAGATCCTCTTCcttaatggggaaaaagaaatgaacatcCTCAGCACCATGATGAAAACATGCAGATGACGTCATGTCAAACATTCTGGGGAGGAAAACCCTAAACCAAGTTAAACACTACAGCTGggtattgaaatatttttatattactatTAACTTAAAGACATCTTTTAAGATACATCTATTGTTTTATATCCTGCACCAGTATTTTGCTCTTTGAGAGTCTTTTTTGCTGGGCTAAGTCTGAGTGTTTGAAATCTGCATTCCTGATGAACAGCTCTCGAGCTCTGCTGGAACCAGGAGTGCATGTACCCATTGTAGAAGTCAACTGCTCTAAGCTTCTTCTTCAGCACGACTGTTTTGATTCCAACCCAgccttcctaaaaataaaaacagaagtgtttaagTATGATAATCTTTAACTCACCACACTGACTTActgaacacattttatttattttcatcaagTTCATGTTGTGAGTCAGAATTCTCACTTGCAAACAAAAAGACTTTGAGGAAATTAAAAGTTCTTTGTGGcatcaaataaaaagaatgatgCTAAGCTAAACTAGTTCAGTGAATAACAACAGACAATTAAAAGCTAAGCtacataaaaacattaaaaacctcatataaaacaaacagaagcctACCTTGCAACGAGCTATCAGTGTTTGGGACGCTTTATGGTACAGCAGTGAACCAGGAACAGCTTCATCGTCATTTAATACTTGGtctaaaagcaaagcaagatcATCTtgcatatttatataaacaagcaaaaagttTGAAACACGCCTCTTTTAAGCAGAATTACCCTGAATTACTATTTTGCTTGAAAATACTTTATTgtattctgtgttttattaGACAGAAATGAGCTGGAAAGCATCAGAACAGTCAttctcaagcactgctccctgTCTCATCCACAAGTAGCCAAACATCTGTGTGTTTGGCACAGCACTCAGAGCACACAAGGCTCTCAGACTCACCGGCGACTACAGAAAATGGTTTAAGTGCAGTACACACAGGGATAGCTTTCCTCTTGAGAGATCCACAATGGCATTAGAAGAGGATCTCTCAACTCATTATAGGATTAAAATCCTCAAATATCAGGATTCACAGGACTATGCCTGCTGTTCACTCAACATCATCACAAAGCAGGACTGTCCTTAAAATTCATCTTATGCTTGTATTTGTGCTCAGAAACTTGCAGGAATCTGAGCACATGTGAAACTTAGTTCTACTGGAGTTCCAGGAAGCAGTATCTGTTTAGTACAACTGTGTACAATGTACAAAATTGTACAAGATTGTACTAACAATCTGTACAAAGCTAATGCTTACAAAGACACAAGAATTTAACTTTACAGATTAAATTAAGAGTACATACCAGCAAAACCAGGAATATTATCCACTTCCACAAAATCCATAAGCTTAACAGGACTACCCTTCCAGAGTGTCTGCAAAGGAAACTGGAAACAGAAGCAACTTGAGTTTCAGCCATCAGTTAAAATATCCGAAACTCAGATCTGCTGGAGGACAGAAAAGGGGTTACAAAAATCCACTCTTACCATGCTTCCTATGGCACGATGCAGCCGAATTACTTGTGC is a genomic window containing:
- the CILP gene encoding cartilage intermediate layer protein 1 — protein: MVTVRGWLLLLLLLLGASAGLGQRLLRQNLGRIQIGQKTFSPLVMLSLESTRSSSRRGAPTFAYARHSPLVQDSKKFLSPWSKWSECSAKCGQTGVQKRTRSCLAERLWGVHCNEATEEGRLCVGHVCSACNITCPMGRVNADCDACMCEDVTLHGKVSLEDGSPAADARVYLQAKKLKLLTTADNKGTFRIPGVCPDGKNTLKIKKAKYATAAVTVPETNRRNLALQVRLQRSGKPYIVKSPDDKARRVGQSVALCCDAVGTPAPDRYLWYHNGSLLDPSIYKYKNNLVLKNLNRGQAGEYFCKASSDGGSAKSQSAKLSVIGRQEAACNPQPQSHLIRLPHDCFQKATNSFYYDVGKCPAKTCVGKLDKGLRCKDNVAYCCGAAKMETREIACDGYTLPTKVTVECGCKKCTETRITVRGRATAADNGEPLRFGHIYMGNKRVSMTGYKGTFSIPIPADTERLVLTFVDRLQKFVNTTKVLPFKENGGAVFHEIKLLRKKAPVTLESTETNVISLGEMEDDDPIAELEIPPDSFYRKNGELYRGKVKASVTFLDPRNISAAPVTQSDLNFVDEEGDVFPLRTYGMFSVDFTDERGTESLNAEEVKVHLDAAQIKMPEHLQEMKLWSLNPETGLWEEEGDFNLEKSRRRKREERTFLVGNMEIKERRLFNLDVPESRRCYVKVRAYRSERFLPSEQIQGVVISVINTEPEPGFSSNPRAWGRFDSVVTGPNGACVPAFCDEQNPEAYAAYILASLGGEELEAVASAPKLNPNAIGVPQPYLNKLNYRRTDHEDSNTKKTAFSINMAKPSPNSADENNGPIYAYENLKECEEAPYSAAHFRFYRIEGDRYDYNTVPFSEDDLMSWTDDYLAWWPKPMEFRACYIKVKINGPQEVNIRSRNMGGTHPRTIGKLYGIRDVRSIRDSEQRDVSAACLEFKCSGMLFDQDRVDRTLVKVVPQGSCRRESVNSMLHEYLVNHLPMATNNDSSEYTMLAPLDPLGHNYGIYTVTDQDPRIAKEIALGRCFDGTSDGTSRIMKSDIGVALTFTCSERSAAEQSIFEAQRNSGQQSIVVPPPPRESPAFQRPLGSRQIPQSRVPMRGQRPSPY